A stretch of the Pan paniscus chromosome 2, NHGRI_mPanPan1-v2.0_pri, whole genome shotgun sequence genome encodes the following:
- the B3GALNT1 gene encoding LOW QUALITY PROTEIN: UDP-GalNAc:beta-1,3-N-acetylgalactosaminyltransferase 1 (The sequence of the model RefSeq protein was modified relative to this genomic sequence to represent the inferred CDS: substituted 1 base at 1 genomic stop codon) gives MQGDREDPEGAPCELTGLGAAWARACSQGLPAAALARGLRAPGRACGCGEAACVRRERTPATFPLPSRVRAEHRRLPAFRRWLRCGKSYQGRNCQTMSFFLFSEFTTDLSVLIKHGIQKTTKNLSFNFIWNSTVFLAPWTRLTCWLFLLAALSRGALXLLTPSVKSCCSVAQAGVQWQDLSSLQSPSLRFKQFSCLSLPSRWDYRTFGSRASELLWMASALWTVLPSRMSLRSLKWSLLLLSLLSFFVMWYLSLPHYNVIERVNWMYFYEYEPIYRQDFHFTLREHSNCSHQNPFLVILVTSHPSDVKARQAIRVTWGEKKSWWGYEVLTFFLLGQEAEKEDRMLALSLEDEHLLYGDIIRQDFLDTYNNLTLKTIMAFRWVTEFCPSAKYVMKTDTDVFINTGNLVKYLLNLNHSEKFFTGYPLIDNYSYRGFYQKTHISYQEYPFKVFPPYCSGLGYIMSRDLVPRIYEMMGHVKPIKFEDVYVGICLNLLKVNIHIPEDTNLFFLYRIHLDVCQLRRVIAAHGFSSKEIITFWQVMLRNTTCHY, from the exons ATGCAAGGTGACCGCGAGGACCCAGAGGGCGCGCCATGCGAGCTCACAGGGCTGGGGGCCGCCTGGGCCCGCGCGTGCAGCCAGGGGCTTCCGGCCGCGGCCCTGGCGCGTGGTCTGCGCGCGCCCGGCCGTGCGTGCGGATGCGGGGAGGCTGCGTGTGTGCGCAGGGAGAGAACGCCGGCCACCTTCCCGCTTCCGAGCCGGGTGCGCGCCGAGCACAGGAG ATTGCCTGCGTTTAGGAGGTGGCTGCGTTGTGGGAAAAGCTATCAAGGAAGAAATTGCCAAaccatgtctttttttctgttttcagag TTCACAACAGATCTGAGTGTTTTAATTAAGCATGGaatacagaaaacaacaaaaaacttaagCTTTAATTTCATCTGGAATTCCACAG TTTTCTTAGCTCCCTGGACCCGGTTGACCTGTTGGCTCTTCCTGCTGGCTGCTCTATCACGTGGTGCTCTCTGACTACTCACCCCGAGTGTAAAG tcttgctgctctgttgcccaggctggagtacagtggcaggatctcagctcactgcaatctccgtctctcaggtttaagcagttctcctgcctcagcctcccaagtaggtgggactacag AACCTTCGGCTCGCGTGCTTCTGAGCTGCTGTGGATGGCCTCGGCTCTCTGGACTGTCCTTCCGAGTAGGATGTCACTGAGATCCCTCAAATGGAGCCTCCTGCTGCTGTCACTCCTGAGTTTCTTTGTGATGTGGTACCTCAGCCTTCCCCACTACAATGTGATAGAACGCGTGAACTGGATGTACTTCTATGAGTATGAGCCAATTTACAGACAAGACTTTCACTTCACACTTCGAGAGCATTCAAACTGCTCTCATCAAAATCCATTTCTGGTCATTCTGGTGACCTCCCACCCTTCAGATGTGAAAGCCAGGCAGGCCATTAGAGTTACTTGGGGTGAAAAAAAGTCTTGGTGGGGATATGAGGttcttacatttttcttattagGCCAAGAGGCtgaaaaggaagacagaatgTTGGCATTGTCCTTAGAGGATGAACACCTTCTTTATGGTGACATAATCCGACAAGATTTTTTAGACACATATAATAACCTGACCTTGAAAACCATTATGGCATTCAGGTGGGTAACTGAGTTTTGCCCCAGTGCCAAGTACGTAATGAAGACAGACACTGATGTTTTCATCAATACTGGCAATTTAGTGAAGTATCTTTTAAACCTAAACCACTCAGAGAAGTTTTTCACAGGTTATCCTCTAATTGATAATTATTCCTATAGAGGATTTTACCAAAAAACCCATATTTCTTACCAGGAGTATCCTTTCAAGGTGTTCCCTCCATACTGCAGTGGGTTGGGTTATATAATGTCCAGAGATTTGGTGCCAAGGATCTATGAAATGATGGGTCACGTAAAACCCATCAAGTTTGAAGATGTTTATGTCGGGATCTGTTTGAATTTATTAAAAGTGAACATTCATATTCCAGAAGACACaaatcttttctttctatatAGAATCCATTTGGATGTCTGTCAGCTGAGACGTGTGATTGCAGCCCATGGCTTTTCTTCCAAGGAGATCATCACTTTTTGGCAGGTCATGCTAAGGAACACCACATGCCATTATTAA